From Pan troglodytes isolate AG18354 chromosome 9, NHGRI_mPanTro3-v2.0_pri, whole genome shotgun sequence, the proteins below share one genomic window:
- the ADM gene encoding pro-adrenomedullin, protein MKLVSVALMYLGSLAFLGADTARLDVASEFRKKWNKWALSRGKRELRMSSSYPTGLADVKAGPAQTLIRPQDMKGASRSPEDSSPDAARIRVKRYRQSMNNFQGLRSFGCRFGTCTVQKLAHQIYQFTDKDKDNVAPRSKISPQGYGRRRRRSLPEAGPGRTLVSSKPQAHGAPAPPSGSAPHFL, encoded by the exons ATGAAGCTGGTTTCCGTCGCCCTGATGTACCTGGGTTCGCTCGCCTTCCTAGGCGCTGACACCGCTCGGTTGGATGTCGCGTCGGAGTTTCGAAAGAA GTGGAATAAGTGGGCTCTGAGTCGTGGGAAGAGGGAACTGCGGATGTCCAGCAGCTACCCCACCGGGCTCGCTGACGTGAAGGCCGGGCCTGCCCAGACCCTTATTCGGCCCCAGGACATGAAGGGTGCCTCTCGAAGCCCCGAAGACAG CAGTCCGGATGCCGCCCGCATCCGAGTCAAGCGCTACCGCCAGAGCATGAACAACTTCCAGGGCCTCCGGAGCTTTGGCTGCCGCTTCGGGACGTGCACGGTGCAGAAGCTGGCACACCAGATCTACCAGTTCACAGATAAGGACAAGGACAACGTCGCCCCCAGGAGCAAGATCAGCCCCCAGGGCTACGGCCGCCGGCGCCGGCGCTCCCTGCCCGAGGCCGGCCCGGGTCGGACTCTGGTGTCTTCTAAGCCACAAGCACACGGGGCTCCAGCCCCCCCGAGTGGAAGTGCTCCCCACTTTCTTTAG